A section of the Pseudomonas sp. FP453 genome encodes:
- the dtd gene encoding D-aminoacyl-tRNA deacylase: MKGLLQRVRGARVEVAGEIVGAIDQGLLVLVAVEPGDTPESADKLLHKLLNYRVFSDDEGKMNLSLKDIDGGLLLVSQFTLAADTKSGLRPSFSTAAPPALGAALFDHLLVQAQQLHGKVGSGRFGADMQVHLVNDGPVTFLLQT; this comes from the coding sequence ATGAAGGGCCTGTTGCAGCGGGTGCGTGGGGCCCGGGTCGAGGTCGCGGGGGAAATTGTCGGGGCCATCGACCAGGGTTTGCTGGTGCTGGTGGCGGTCGAACCGGGCGACACGCCCGAGAGCGCCGACAAACTGTTGCACAAGCTGCTTAACTATCGGGTGTTCAGCGACGATGAGGGCAAGATGAACCTGTCGCTGAAGGACATCGACGGCGGTTTGCTGCTGGTATCGCAGTTCACCCTGGCGGCGGACACCAAGAGCGGGTTGCGGCCGAGCTTCTCCACGGCGGCCCCTCCGGCCTTGGGCGCGGCGCTTTTCGATCATTTGCTGGTACAAGCGCAACAATTGCATGGCAAGGTGGGGTCGGGGCGTTTTGGCGCCGATATGCAGGTGCATTTGGTCAATGATGGCCCTGTGACCTTCCTGCTCCAGACATGA
- a CDS encoding glucan biosynthesis protein G, with product MIVSPCNAPKLSAKRLRNALVTGSALFCLFGAGQLWAFSLDDVSAKAKELAGQKYEAPRSNLPNEFREMKFADYQKIRFRNEKAEWADQNTPFKLSFYHQGMHFDTPVKINEVTADSVNEIKYDASRFDFGDMKLDPKATEQLGYAGFRVLYPINKADKQDEIMTMLGASYFRVVGKGQAYGLSARGMAIDTALPSGEEFPRFTEFWIERPKPGEKQLVIFALLDSPRATGAYRLTLRPGTDTIVDVKSQMYLRDKVSKLGVAPLTSMFLFGANQPSKVLNYRRELHDSSGLSIHAGNGEWIWRPLNNPKHLSVSNFTVENPKGFGLLQRGRDFSHYEDLDDNYDKRPSAWIEPEGDWGKGSVDLVEIPTADETNDNIVAFWSPAELPKPGEPLDVAYRLHWTMDEKSLHPADSAWVKQTLRSTGDVKQSNLIRQPDGSVAYLVDFEGPSLKALPADAPVRSQVSVGDNAEVVENSVRYNEHTKGWRLTLRMKIKDAGKPTEMRAALVQDIVKPEPEKDSSHVLKADKVLAKQHEKQAKKDAKDAKDAKDAKDKQPEAAPATPEPIKTEQVLTETWSYQLPADE from the coding sequence GTGATTGTTAGTCCCTGTAATGCACCAAAATTGTCTGCCAAACGGTTACGAAACGCACTGGTGACGGGCTCTGCCCTGTTTTGCCTGTTCGGCGCGGGTCAACTGTGGGCATTCAGTCTGGATGATGTGTCGGCCAAGGCTAAAGAGCTGGCCGGGCAGAAATACGAAGCGCCGCGCAGCAATCTGCCGAACGAATTCCGCGAAATGAAATTCGCCGATTACCAGAAGATTCGTTTCCGCAACGAAAAAGCGGAGTGGGCCGATCAGAACACCCCATTCAAGCTGTCCTTCTATCACCAGGGTATGCACTTCGATACGCCGGTGAAAATCAACGAAGTCACGGCCGACAGCGTCAACGAAATCAAATATGACGCCTCGCGTTTCGATTTCGGCGACATGAAGCTTGATCCGAAAGCCACCGAACAACTGGGTTATGCCGGCTTCCGTGTGCTGTACCCGATCAACAAGGCCGACAAGCAAGACGAAATCATGACCATGCTCGGCGCCAGCTACTTCCGCGTCGTCGGCAAGGGCCAAGCCTATGGCTTGTCCGCCCGTGGCATGGCGATCGACACCGCGTTGCCGTCCGGCGAAGAATTCCCGCGTTTCACCGAGTTCTGGATCGAGCGTCCGAAGCCGGGTGAAAAACAGCTGGTGATCTTTGCCCTGCTGGATTCCCCGCGTGCCACCGGTGCATATCGCCTGACCCTGCGTCCGGGCACCGACACCATTGTCGACGTGAAATCCCAGATGTACCTGCGCGACAAGGTCAGCAAGCTGGGCGTTGCCCCACTGACGAGCATGTTCCTGTTCGGCGCGAACCAGCCGTCCAAGGTGCTCAACTACCGCCGTGAGCTGCACGATTCCAGCGGCCTGTCGATCCATGCCGGCAACGGCGAGTGGATCTGGCGCCCACTGAACAACCCTAAACACCTGTCGGTCAGCAACTTCACCGTCGAAAACCCGAAAGGTTTCGGCCTGCTGCAACGTGGCCGCGATTTCAGCCACTACGAAGACCTCGACGACAACTACGACAAGCGCCCAAGCGCCTGGATCGAGCCTGAAGGCGACTGGGGCAAGGGCTCCGTCGACCTGGTAGAGATCCCGACCGCCGACGAAACCAACGACAACATCGTTGCCTTCTGGAGCCCGGCCGAGCTGCCCAAACCGGGCGAGCCGCTGGACGTCGCCTACCGCCTGCACTGGACCATGGACGAAAAATCCCTGCACCCGGCCGACAGCGCCTGGGTCAAGCAGACCCTGCGTTCCACCGGTGACGTGAAGCAGTCCAACCTGATCCGTCAGCCGGACGGCAGCGTGGCCTACCTGGTGGACTTCGAGGGCCCGTCCCTCAAGGCACTGCCGGCGGACGCCCCGGTGCGCAGCCAGGTGAGTGTTGGCGACAACGCTGAAGTGGTCGAAAACAGCGTGCGCTACAACGAGCACACCAAAGGCTGGCGCCTGACCCTGCGCATGAAGATCAAGGACGCAGGCAAGCCGACCGAAATGCGTGCGGCCCTGGTGCAGGACATCGTCAAGCCTGAGCCTGAGAAGGATTCGAGCCACGTGCTCAAGGCCGACAAAGTCCTGGCCAAGCAACACGAGAAGCAGGCCAAGAAAGACGCGAAAGACGCAAAAGACGCAAAAGACGCGAAAGACAAGCAGCCAGAAGCTGCCCCAGCCACACCGGAGCCGATCAAGACCGAACAAGTCCTGACCGAGACCTGGAGCTATCAGTTGCCTGCCGATGAGTAA